The following coding sequences are from one Paenibacillus tundrae window:
- a CDS encoding YcnI family copper-binding membrane protein, with translation MKKTSWTSKLISTVSASAAALMLFAGFASAHVTVNPTVAQTSAWQTYTIKIPSEKELPTTKITLKVPEGVAFKQYQPLAGWKITTEKNDSNEVTSITWEVDGDNEGILAGQFQQFNFVAQNPQAETEVAWDAFQYYSDGSIVEWTGEPSDSTPHSITTISEDPAAAGNAAAGGDHHGSAATGNEGHDDTSTEAGTGDANAADDAKADDDTTLGDALTDTVTGEPNNTDTDPGTLKLQQATLIVSILALIMSFLGIALATRRKKR, from the coding sequence TTGAAAAAAACATCATGGACTTCCAAACTTATATCTACTGTATCCGCAAGTGCTGCAGCACTTATGCTGTTCGCTGGATTCGCCAGCGCTCACGTTACTGTGAATCCTACGGTAGCTCAGACGAGTGCATGGCAGACGTACACGATTAAGATTCCATCCGAAAAGGAACTGCCAACAACCAAAATTACGCTGAAAGTTCCAGAGGGCGTAGCATTTAAACAATATCAGCCACTCGCAGGCTGGAAGATTACTACTGAGAAGAATGATTCCAATGAAGTCACTTCCATTACATGGGAAGTGGATGGAGATAACGAAGGGATTCTGGCGGGACAATTCCAACAGTTTAACTTCGTAGCTCAGAATCCACAAGCTGAAACTGAAGTAGCTTGGGACGCTTTCCAGTACTATAGCGACGGTAGCATCGTAGAATGGACGGGTGAACCGAGCGACAGCACGCCGCACAGCATCACAACCATCAGCGAAGACCCGGCAGCAGCAGGTAATGCCGCAGCAGGTGGAGATCACCACGGCAGTGCAGCTACAGGTAACGAGGGACACGATGATACGTCCACTGAAGCAGGTACTGGTGACGCTAATGCAGCCGACGACGCCAAAGCTGACGATGATACAACACTAGGGGATGCTCTGACAGATACAGTGACAGGTGAACCTAACAATACAGATACAGACCCAGGCACACTGAAGCTGCAACAGGCAACTTTGATTGTATCCATTCTCGCATTGATCATGTCTTTCCTGGGGATCGCTCTAGCAACACGCCGCAAAAAACGCTAA
- a CDS encoding helix-turn-helix transcriptional regulator encodes MSVIEDRIGPKYRIGDNSFTIEHMRRHDGNAMPQPHAHPFYELYYLLEGERVYSMNGQLLNASKGDLILINPHDVHITSKGSIPSFERILVGFSPSFATGMELGICGLLPFERSRLLHVPESEQPEIQRLLEQMLRECKDRRPYYEIVVRSLLSQLLISIHRALEMTRQMTPEPIHPMHDKITEIARYVNTHYDEPLTLEEAAARFYISPSYLSRMFSRLTGFRFSEYLRVVRVREAQRRLLSTQERVQFIAEKVGFEHTAHFNKTFKQVTGTTPLRYRKEHR; translated from the coding sequence ATGAGTGTGATCGAAGATCGAATCGGACCCAAATATCGAATTGGAGATAATTCCTTTACCATAGAACATATGCGAAGACATGATGGGAACGCCATGCCACAGCCCCACGCTCACCCTTTTTACGAGCTATACTATCTGCTTGAAGGAGAACGTGTGTATTCCATGAACGGTCAACTGCTCAACGCGAGCAAAGGCGATCTAATCTTAATTAATCCACACGACGTACACATTACGTCTAAAGGAAGCATTCCTAGTTTTGAACGTATCCTCGTCGGATTCTCTCCCTCGTTCGCTACGGGAATGGAGCTTGGCATCTGCGGTCTGCTTCCGTTTGAACGATCACGATTACTGCATGTTCCCGAATCGGAACAGCCTGAGATACAGCGCTTGTTGGAACAGATGCTGCGCGAGTGTAAAGATCGTCGTCCGTATTATGAAATTGTTGTACGCAGCCTGCTCTCCCAGCTATTAATCAGCATTCATCGTGCACTAGAAATGACACGGCAAATGACACCTGAGCCAATCCACCCTATGCATGACAAAATTACCGAGATTGCCCGTTACGTGAACACTCATTATGACGAACCGCTTACGCTGGAGGAAGCCGCCGCTCGTTTCTATATAAGCCCATCCTATCTGAGTCGCATGTTCAGCCGGTTAACTGGTTTTCGATTTAGTGAGTATCTGCGCGTTGTCCGGGTTCGGGAAGCCCAACGTAGATTATTGTCCACACAGGAGCGTGTGCAGTTCATTGCGGAGAAGGTGGGGTTTGAGCATACGGCTCATTTTAACAAAACCTTTAAACAAGTCACTGGCACCACACCGCTTCGTTATCGCAAAGAGCATCGGTAA
- a CDS encoding aldo/keto reductase: MKHVQDSTTLYNGVKMPWLGLGVFKVKDGEEVVETVKTAIQAGYRSIDTAKGYNNESGVAQGIRESGIAREDLFITTKVWNGDQGYESTLAAFEASMERLELEVLDLYLIHWPVKGKYKDTWRALEKLHQEGRIRAIGVSNFQIHHLEDLMTDAKIKPAVNQVELHPLLIQSELREYCAKHQIQIEAWSPLGQGHLVEHPLLQTIAAKYNKTAAQVILRWDLQNSIVTIPKSVTPERIRENADVYDFELTAEDIEQINSLNENKRFGSDPDNFNF; the protein is encoded by the coding sequence ATGAAACATGTGCAAGATTCAACTACACTGTATAACGGTGTCAAAATGCCTTGGTTAGGTTTGGGTGTATTCAAGGTGAAGGATGGAGAAGAAGTTGTTGAAACAGTTAAAACGGCCATTCAGGCAGGGTACCGCAGCATCGATACTGCCAAAGGTTATAACAATGAATCTGGTGTTGCCCAAGGTATTCGTGAATCCGGAATTGCCCGCGAAGATCTGTTTATTACGACCAAAGTGTGGAATGGCGATCAAGGCTATGAGTCCACACTGGCCGCTTTTGAAGCAAGTATGGAACGACTTGAACTCGAAGTTCTCGATCTCTATCTCATCCACTGGCCTGTAAAAGGAAAGTACAAGGATACATGGAGAGCACTGGAGAAGCTACATCAAGAAGGACGCATCCGCGCCATTGGGGTGAGTAACTTCCAGATTCACCACCTTGAAGACCTGATGACGGATGCTAAGATCAAACCTGCGGTCAACCAAGTCGAGCTACACCCATTGCTGATCCAATCGGAACTAAGAGAGTACTGTGCCAAACACCAGATTCAGATCGAAGCCTGGTCACCACTGGGACAAGGCCATCTAGTAGAACACCCATTATTGCAAACGATTGCAGCCAAATACAACAAAACAGCTGCACAGGTGATTCTGCGTTGGGATCTGCAAAACAGCATCGTAACTATACCTAAATCCGTTACACCAGAGCGTATTCGCGAGAATGCCGATGTATACGATTTTGAATTAACAGCAGAAGATATCGAGCAGATCAACAGTCTGAACGAGAATAAACGCTTCGGTTCCGATCCAGATAACTTCAATTTTTAG
- a CDS encoding DUF445 domain-containing protein: MAKPKQTKKAAAWSLVIMGAGFAASLPFQGSLVGKMLVGSFEAGLVGGLADWFAVTALFRHPLGIPIPHTALLPKNRDKMTEGLVSAVENNLLNKDSITEKIAGYKAAETILDTLAKELHTDGAKTMIDTLCKRILAGLPVEQIAPLVAREIKSQAGDFDLGPILERASIQMSERGYDVKALDYGLKQAEEWLVKPETIMFLGEAGMKAVSGIQLNGLMQFAMNAFMGYLNEERLGSILQGYLFDRVEDMKREGSALRYKVLDLVRTQTVRIAMSESVQQGLNDWKNSMLDGWNAEETVLNKLTELRDKALTGMEDGQYVDTYALPAIERVLSDLRADEALLTSLNAKIVEGVTTLLEKNHSKIGNLVRENVDKMDNASLVALIEDKVGQDLQWIRINGAVTGFIIGIALTALRIVLE; encoded by the coding sequence ATGGCTAAACCTAAACAAACGAAAAAAGCAGCAGCATGGTCACTCGTCATCATGGGGGCGGGATTTGCCGCATCGTTGCCATTTCAGGGCAGTCTAGTTGGTAAAATGCTGGTTGGATCATTTGAGGCTGGATTGGTGGGTGGACTCGCAGATTGGTTCGCTGTAACGGCACTATTCCGTCATCCGCTAGGCATACCGATTCCACACACGGCATTGCTGCCGAAGAATAGAGATAAGATGACCGAAGGGCTGGTCTCTGCGGTTGAGAATAATCTCCTCAACAAAGACAGTATTACGGAGAAGATCGCGGGCTACAAAGCAGCGGAGACGATACTTGATACACTGGCTAAAGAGCTTCATACGGATGGCGCCAAAACGATGATTGATACACTCTGCAAACGAATTCTTGCTGGACTGCCAGTGGAACAGATTGCTCCACTTGTGGCGCGTGAGATTAAGTCGCAGGCGGGTGATTTTGATCTTGGGCCGATTCTAGAGCGGGCATCCATTCAGATGAGCGAGCGGGGATACGACGTTAAAGCACTGGATTATGGACTGAAGCAGGCGGAAGAATGGCTTGTAAAGCCAGAAACCATTATGTTCTTGGGTGAAGCAGGCATGAAAGCAGTCAGCGGTATTCAGTTGAATGGATTGATGCAATTTGCGATGAATGCGTTCATGGGTTACTTGAATGAAGAGCGTCTCGGTAGTATTTTGCAAGGGTATCTGTTTGACCGTGTAGAGGACATGAAACGGGAAGGCAGCGCGCTTCGTTACAAAGTGCTTGATCTGGTGCGGACACAGACGGTTCGCATAGCGATGAGTGAGAGTGTGCAGCAAGGGCTAAATGATTGGAAGAATAGTATGTTGGACGGTTGGAATGCAGAAGAAACGGTGCTGAATAAGCTCACTGAACTGAGAGACAAAGCACTTACTGGCATGGAAGATGGGCAATATGTGGATACGTATGCGCTGCCTGCAATTGAGCGGGTGTTGTCTGATCTGCGCGCAGATGAGGCGCTGCTGACGAGCCTGAATGCGAAGATCGTGGAAGGCGTAACGACTCTGCTGGAGAAAAATCATTCCAAAATCGGGAATCTCGTACGCGAAAATGTCGATAAAATGGACAATGCATCTTTGGTAGCCTTAATTGAAGATAAGGTTGGGCAAGATCTGCAATGGATTCGAATTAACGGAGCCGTTACAGGATTTATCATTGGTATCGCACTGACCGCGCTACGGATTGTACTGGAATAG
- a CDS encoding amino acid ABC transporter ATP-binding protein: protein MFSLIFLFKLTLQKGWDALLIEFKGVQKHFGHFHVLKDIHLRIEEGEVVVIIGPSGSGKSTLLRCINRLETISGGELVVSGIPLHQKKVDINLFRRDIGMVFQHFNLYPHKKVIDNITLAPMKVRKQPKEQAAATAMKYLTRVGIAEKADSYPSQLSGGQQQRVAIARGLAMEPKIMLFDEPTSALDPEMIGEVLDVMRSLAHNGMTMVVVTHEMGFAREVADRVIFMDEGRIVEEASAASFFDNPREERAQQFLSRLIHH, encoded by the coding sequence ATGTTTTCCTTAATCTTCCTTTTCAAACTAACGTTGCAGAAAGGATGGGATGCACTGTTGATTGAATTCAAAGGGGTTCAGAAGCACTTTGGTCACTTCCACGTTCTCAAGGATATCCATCTTCGGATTGAGGAAGGTGAGGTTGTCGTCATTATCGGACCTTCTGGCTCAGGCAAAAGCACATTGCTCCGCTGTATTAATCGTCTAGAAACCATTTCTGGAGGTGAGCTCGTTGTTAGCGGGATTCCTTTACATCAGAAAAAGGTCGACATTAACCTCTTCCGCCGTGACATAGGCATGGTATTTCAACACTTCAATCTCTATCCCCACAAAAAAGTCATTGATAACATCACCCTGGCACCGATGAAGGTGCGCAAACAACCCAAAGAACAGGCTGCCGCTACGGCCATGAAATATCTGACCCGTGTAGGCATTGCCGAGAAGGCAGACAGTTATCCATCACAGTTGTCCGGCGGACAACAACAGCGTGTTGCGATCGCCCGCGGTCTGGCTATGGAGCCCAAAATCATGCTGTTCGACGAACCCACTTCCGCATTGGATCCTGAAATGATCGGGGAAGTGCTTGATGTCATGCGCTCGCTTGCACACAACGGGATGACCATGGTTGTTGTTACCCACGAGATGGGGTTCGCCCGTGAAGTGGCGGATCGCGTTATTTTTATGGATGAAGGTCGCATTGTGGAGGAAGCTTCTGCCGCCTCGTTCTTTGACAACCCTAGAGAGGAACGTGCCCAACAATTCCTGAGTCGTCTGATTCACCACTAA
- a CDS encoding glycoside hydrolase family 28 protein: MNTYNSAIRAGDELTSDKVSYDVSLPNIPAQDFLITEFGAVGDGVTDNTEVFRLAIAACSEAGGGRIVIPAGVWLTGPIILRSRIELHVQAGALVTFSRDFDQYPLIASTFEGWQAVRCQSPIDGDQLEDIAITGEGVWDGNGEAWRPVKRSKLTASQWKALAASGGVIEHTSGEEEIWWPSQSALEGNAVANRMHVEQVRDLSAYEGIRDFLRPNMVSLRRCKRVLLDGPTFQNSPAWNLHPWASEHVTIRNVSVRNPWFSQNGDGLDIESCRYVLVENSVFDVGDDAICMKSGKDAEGRELGLPSEYVTIRGCTVYHGHGGFVIGSEMSGGVRHVRVSDCTFIGTDIGLRFKSARGRGGVVEDIEIERIYMKDIIMEAISFSFFYANQEGSARGSDIAHEVTEETPVFRDIRIKDVVCSGADTALLVSGLPEMPLDGLVIEGYRVSAQKGVQCSHAKHVRIADLQLTVAEGSLIELHQCKGAELEGIEGIGADGRLLRITGHDTTGIVCRGEVADTEGRQISIGPNVRSGALIRQ, from the coding sequence ATGAATACATATAATTCCGCAATACGTGCTGGTGATGAATTAACGTCTGATAAAGTATCATACGACGTTTCTTTACCTAACATTCCTGCTCAGGATTTTCTGATTACCGAATTTGGGGCTGTAGGAGATGGTGTGACCGACAATACGGAGGTGTTCCGGCTTGCCATCGCGGCTTGTTCTGAGGCAGGCGGGGGGCGTATCGTTATTCCTGCTGGTGTATGGCTCACGGGGCCGATTATTTTACGTAGTCGAATCGAGCTGCATGTCCAGGCTGGGGCACTAGTTACCTTTAGTCGAGACTTTGATCAATATCCTTTAATTGCATCGACCTTTGAAGGGTGGCAGGCTGTCCGCTGTCAATCTCCGATTGATGGAGACCAGTTAGAGGATATCGCCATTACGGGTGAAGGGGTATGGGACGGAAATGGTGAGGCATGGCGTCCGGTCAAGCGTTCTAAACTGACGGCATCACAATGGAAAGCACTAGCAGCTTCCGGTGGAGTCATTGAACATACAAGCGGTGAGGAAGAGATCTGGTGGCCATCTCAGTCTGCGCTTGAGGGGAATGCAGTTGCGAATCGGATGCATGTAGAACAAGTGCGTGACCTATCAGCCTACGAGGGGATTAGAGATTTTCTTCGGCCCAATATGGTGAGTTTGCGTCGATGCAAACGAGTATTGTTGGATGGGCCAACCTTTCAGAATTCTCCGGCGTGGAATCTGCACCCTTGGGCTTCAGAGCATGTGACGATTCGAAACGTCAGTGTTCGAAATCCGTGGTTTTCTCAGAATGGGGATGGATTGGACATCGAATCCTGCCGTTATGTTCTGGTAGAGAACAGTGTCTTCGACGTTGGGGATGATGCAATCTGCATGAAGTCCGGCAAGGATGCCGAAGGTCGCGAACTAGGTTTGCCATCGGAGTATGTTACCATTCGGGGTTGTACCGTGTACCACGGTCATGGCGGCTTCGTCATTGGCAGTGAAATGTCTGGTGGCGTGAGACATGTGCGTGTGTCAGACTGTACGTTTATCGGAACAGATATTGGGCTTCGTTTCAAGAGTGCGCGTGGGCGTGGCGGCGTAGTGGAGGACATTGAAATTGAGCGAATCTATATGAAAGACATTATTATGGAAGCGATCTCATTTTCATTTTTCTATGCGAATCAGGAAGGTTCGGCACGAGGAAGTGACATTGCACATGAAGTCACTGAGGAGACGCCAGTGTTCCGGGATATTCGAATTAAGGATGTAGTCTGCTCCGGGGCGGACACTGCATTACTGGTTAGTGGGCTACCGGAAATGCCGCTAGATGGATTAGTGATAGAAGGATACCGTGTGTCTGCGCAAAAAGGTGTGCAATGCTCGCATGCCAAACATGTGCGGATCGCCGATCTGCAACTCACCGTAGCTGAAGGCTCGCTGATTGAGCTTCACCAGTGCAAAGGGGCGGAGCTTGAAGGCATCGAAGGAATAGGCGCGGATGGTCGACTTTTGCGGATTACAGGACATGATACGACAGGTATTGTTTGCCGGGGAGAAGTAGCCGATACCGAGGGAAGACAGATTTCCATTGGGCCAAATGTAAGAAGTGGTGCGTTAATTCGCCAATAA
- a CDS encoding response regulator codes for MEHVRVLVVDDHAHAREAICSILAEDTTFEVIGTASNGQEALALTEQWMPDLILMDVQMPDMDGLEATRLIKMRFPYVIIVMVTVSDDVTYLFEALKQGAQGYLLKNLSPSTWLEYLHAIVSDDAPLSRELAYRILQEFPAPRSEDVPDNPLTARELEILQWVSAGYTNREIADQLGISEQTVKNHLKNILQKLQLENRVQLTRYALESGIAGRKLRK; via the coding sequence ATGGAACATGTACGTGTGTTGGTTGTTGATGATCATGCCCATGCGCGTGAAGCAATCTGCAGTATTTTGGCGGAAGATACCACATTCGAAGTGATTGGCACGGCTTCGAATGGACAGGAAGCCTTGGCACTGACGGAGCAATGGATGCCTGATTTAATTCTCATGGATGTACAGATGCCTGATATGGATGGACTGGAAGCCACACGTCTGATTAAGATGCGCTTCCCTTATGTCATTATCGTTATGGTTACTGTATCGGATGATGTAACTTATCTATTCGAAGCACTTAAACAGGGGGCTCAAGGATATCTGCTGAAGAATCTATCTCCTTCTACTTGGCTTGAATATTTGCACGCCATCGTCTCCGATGATGCTCCACTGAGCAGGGAACTCGCCTATCGCATCCTTCAGGAATTCCCTGCCCCTCGTAGCGAAGATGTTCCGGATAACCCACTCACCGCAAGAGAACTTGAGATTCTTCAATGGGTATCTGCTGGTTACACGAATCGGGAGATTGCTGACCAGCTTGGGATTTCGGAACAGACTGTGAAGAACCATCTGAAGAACATCTTGCAGAAGCTTCAATTGGAGAATCGTGTTCAATTGACCCGTTATGCGTTAGAGAGCGGGATCGCTGGACGTAAACTTCGAAAATAA
- a CDS encoding lipase family protein produces the protein MSRLAYEDLEAGDEYDTLPGWKVLEDTHGNGYSGFDAVTFYNPETSEAVIAYRGTEGSAGWGRKGPDLFADAQIGLPELGRKLEQKTDFTPDWVTGTVQKVKDVTGVTYLENAKGNVDKFVDKHLTVQPNQMYEAEDYAKDMQNKHKDLNFSLTGHSLGGGNAQYAAAYTGLQAVTFSAPSVISSLTPEMKRKAEEGGFDGQVTNYAHPGDFVASGFFDGYDRHVGSTYYIDSNYKGMNKGSLFGFGDIKEKIDNTFGGENYHELDRYKFDGNGYIANDLYDPVTGEKINYSPRQPSNVLTDLAGFMRNLGVQASGLAKGMAGAVAASGLIQVTPEELKSVASRWKQNAQQCNSELNQIRHRMAQYLHSSRSRRLEPIVTQLDASINELSTWHMKHTSQFLNFIDEKADAFRQADQTQVSFK, from the coding sequence ATGTCGAGGCTTGCTTATGAAGATCTAGAAGCTGGGGATGAATATGATACACTCCCTGGATGGAAGGTTCTTGAGGACACACATGGCAACGGTTATTCTGGCTTTGATGCGGTAACCTTCTATAACCCCGAGACAAGTGAGGCGGTTATTGCATACCGCGGTACAGAGGGAAGTGCTGGATGGGGTCGCAAAGGGCCTGACTTATTTGCTGATGCACAGATAGGTTTGCCAGAGCTCGGGAGAAAATTGGAGCAAAAGACAGACTTTACACCGGATTGGGTAACCGGAACCGTGCAGAAAGTGAAGGATGTTACCGGAGTAACCTATTTAGAGAATGCCAAGGGCAATGTTGATAAATTTGTAGATAAACATCTGACTGTTCAGCCCAATCAAATGTACGAAGCAGAAGATTATGCGAAGGATATGCAAAATAAGCATAAGGATCTGAATTTCTCATTAACAGGACACTCACTCGGAGGCGGTAATGCCCAGTATGCGGCTGCCTACACGGGATTACAAGCGGTCACTTTTAGCGCACCGTCCGTCATCTCCAGCCTCACACCAGAGATGAAACGTAAAGCTGAAGAGGGTGGCTTTGATGGGCAGGTTACGAACTACGCTCATCCCGGTGATTTTGTGGCGAGTGGTTTCTTCGATGGATATGATCGCCATGTTGGTTCAACGTACTATATCGATTCCAACTATAAAGGCATGAATAAGGGTAGTTTATTTGGATTTGGAGACATAAAGGAGAAGATCGACAATACGTTTGGCGGAGAAAATTATCACGAGCTTGATCGATACAAATTCGATGGGAACGGATATATTGCTAACGATCTATATGATCCTGTTACTGGAGAAAAAATCAATTACTCCCCGCGCCAGCCTTCCAACGTGTTGACCGATCTCGCCGGATTTATGCGTAATTTAGGTGTTCAGGCAAGTGGTCTCGCCAAAGGTATGGCAGGAGCGGTGGCGGCTTCCGGATTGATTCAGGTAACGCCGGAAGAACTAAAAAGCGTAGCAAGCCGCTGGAAGCAGAACGCGCAGCAGTGCAATTCGGAGCTGAATCAGATCAGACATCGAATGGCACAGTATCTGCATTCCAGCCGTAGTCGTAGGCTTGAACCGATTGTTACGCAGCTCGATGCTTCGATCAATGAGCTCAGCACATGGCATATGAAGCATACGAGCCAGTTCCTGAACTTTATTGATGAGAAGGCAGATGCCTTCCGGCAAGCGGATCAGACTCAGGTGAGTTTTAAATAG
- a CDS encoding cupin domain-containing protein produces MTTHELSPLVAALDMQPHVEGGWYKEVWKASYQIPQSVLPEAYSGPRFSASSTYFLLHKHEISEWHTVLSDELWLWHSGSPVELKLGGNGENPENEEVLVLGMDLAAGQSPQVLVPAGVWQTARPLGDEPVLVTCVVAPGFHFDDFKLVSKG; encoded by the coding sequence ATGACGACACATGAATTATCGCCTCTGGTTGCAGCACTGGACATGCAGCCTCACGTTGAAGGCGGTTGGTATAAGGAAGTATGGAAGGCTTCTTATCAGATCCCACAATCCGTATTGCCGGAAGCATACTCGGGACCCCGGTTCTCGGCAAGCTCGACGTACTTTTTGCTGCACAAGCATGAAATTTCAGAGTGGCACACGGTGTTATCTGATGAACTTTGGTTGTGGCATAGCGGTAGCCCGGTTGAATTGAAGCTGGGTGGTAATGGAGAGAATCCAGAGAACGAAGAGGTTCTCGTACTCGGTATGGATCTCGCTGCTGGACAATCACCACAAGTACTTGTTCCTGCCGGCGTGTGGCAGACGGCTCGCCCGCTCGGCGATGAGCCCGTACTCGTGACGTGCGTTGTAGCACCAGGTTTCCACTTTGATGATTTTAAGCTGGTATCCAAAGGCTAA
- a CDS encoding copper resistance CopC/CopD family protein — protein MSLVSFTLKRSKRHWAIVVALMLICCLVMPQWASAHAYIVKASPAENELLVTAPELLSLEFNESLQTAFFDIKITAPDGTRADDGNVRIDATRPHIMETGLQSGLGNGTYAVNWKAVSADGHPIQGAYVFHIGEPSGAPAGLADLTSGAGESNGPIKWILSLTDWVQYLGLSVILGTLAFLLFRIMPTSMAREPLDVPGSHKLLWISYGAASVAALLSLPLSTLYESGVSLSELSWALIGSALKLTSFGLIWIVQMLIIMLLAVTILSGYDRDRSMRARIWSSYGSLLLVLGWLFTHAMTGHPAAAEQRALAITMDYVHLIGAAFWIGALTAMAICLPPLTDQLPRKLRGDVYWTAIRRFTAWGVGAVALLVATGIYSSLIILPAPILTSLFTTGYGLVLIAKVVLLIVMLAFAWRHARLARSGSGDRLAGSLKAELAAGAIVLALAAVLTHLSPGQPAPVGPFNEVQTTDDGTSISLQVSPNVTGENVFEVGVKRADGSIVNDLEQVTLSLTHLDMDMGIYEITIPKNDTGVYKAEDYISMPGRWNIKVHLLTRSLDALDAEFEIDTASP, from the coding sequence TTGAGTTTAGTAAGCTTTACCCTGAAACGAAGCAAACGGCATTGGGCCATTGTTGTTGCCCTGATGTTGATCTGCTGTCTTGTTATGCCGCAATGGGCGTCTGCCCATGCCTATATTGTTAAGGCTTCTCCGGCAGAGAATGAGCTGTTAGTTACTGCTCCAGAGCTTCTGTCTTTGGAGTTTAACGAATCCTTGCAAACTGCCTTTTTTGATATCAAAATAACCGCGCCTGACGGGACAAGAGCGGATGACGGAAATGTACGGATTGATGCTACGCGACCACATATTATGGAGACAGGTCTCCAAAGTGGATTAGGTAATGGTACGTATGCCGTCAACTGGAAAGCCGTCTCTGCAGATGGTCACCCCATCCAGGGTGCCTATGTATTCCACATCGGAGAACCTTCCGGAGCACCTGCAGGACTGGCGGATCTTACTTCGGGTGCTGGTGAAAGCAATGGGCCGATTAAGTGGATTCTATCCCTAACAGATTGGGTTCAATACCTTGGTTTGTCTGTGATTCTTGGCACACTCGCCTTTCTACTGTTCCGCATCATGCCTACATCTATGGCAAGGGAACCGCTGGATGTTCCGGGAAGCCACAAGCTATTGTGGATTAGTTACGGCGCAGCTTCAGTGGCTGCATTGCTTAGCCTGCCACTAAGTACATTATACGAATCTGGTGTATCCCTAAGCGAGCTGAGCTGGGCACTGATCGGGAGTGCACTTAAGCTAACTTCGTTCGGCTTGATCTGGATCGTACAGATGCTCATCATCATGTTGCTAGCAGTCACCATTCTATCTGGCTATGATCGAGACCGATCCATGCGAGCTCGCATCTGGTCTTCGTACGGCTCCCTGCTGCTCGTGCTGGGCTGGTTGTTCACGCACGCAATGACGGGTCACCCTGCAGCTGCGGAGCAAAGGGCGCTTGCAATTACCATGGATTATGTACACTTGATTGGGGCTGCATTCTGGATCGGTGCCCTCACGGCCATGGCGATCTGCCTGCCGCCGCTGACGGATCAACTGCCTCGGAAACTACGAGGAGATGTCTACTGGACAGCTATTCGCCGCTTTACTGCTTGGGGCGTTGGTGCTGTTGCACTCTTGGTCGCTACGGGGATATATAGCAGCCTTATTATTCTACCGGCACCTATACTTACGTCGTTGTTCACTACAGGATATGGTCTTGTTCTGATTGCCAAAGTTGTATTGCTCATTGTCATGCTCGCCTTCGCTTGGCGTCATGCTCGACTCGCTCGTTCAGGTAGTGGCGATAGACTCGCCGGCAGTCTCAAAGCCGAACTTGCAGCAGGAGCAATTGTTCTTGCCCTGGCTGCTGTGTTAACTCACCTATCTCCTGGACAGCCTGCACCCGTTGGCCCATTCAACGAAGTTCAGACCACCGATGATGGCACAAGCATATCACTTCAGGTTAGCCCCAATGTGACAGGGGAGAATGTCTTCGAAGTTGGTGTTAAGCGTGCAGATGGCAGTATCGTTAATGATCTGGAGCAAGTTACCTTATCACTGACACACCTGGATATGGACATGGGTATTTACGAGATTACCATTCCGAAGAATGACACCGGCGTCTACAAGGCCGAGGATTATATCTCTATGCCAGGACGTTGGAATATTAAGGTGCATCTTCTTACACGCAGCCTGGATGCGCTGGATGCAGAGTTTGAAATCGACACCGCTAGTCCATAG